From Rhodopseudomonas palustris, a single genomic window includes:
- a CDS encoding homoserine dehydrogenase, which translates to MVAPLRVGIAGLGTVGAEVVRVIERQERTLSARCGRPVRVVAVTARSKAKKRGLDLAGIKWAKSPLAIATDPEVDCFVELIGGAGDPAGPAIEAALAAGKAVVTANKALIAKHGLKLASLAEKHNAALNYEAAVGAAIPVIKTLREGLAGTDIDRIYGILNGTCNYILTRMEQEGLSFDDCLADAQRLGYAEADPTFDIDGHDTAQKLAILASLAFGTKVSESSVYVEGIRSITPEDLRAADDLGYRVKLLGVAVRTAKGIEQRVHPTMVPKTSSIAQVMGVTNAVSIDGDGIPPITLVGAGAGAAATASAVVADIADVARGIRAVPFGRPVAGLKATAKAPMQRHEGGYYLRLLARDHAGTAATIAKRLAEQDISIESIVQRHPHRSVDANGKAAKSSVPVPVILITYATAEDAVRRALQAVQRDKVISGRPQVIRIEKN; encoded by the coding sequence GGGTCTCGGCACCGTGGGTGCCGAAGTCGTCCGTGTCATCGAACGGCAGGAGCGGACCTTGTCCGCTCGCTGCGGCCGTCCCGTGCGCGTGGTCGCGGTGACCGCGCGCTCCAAGGCGAAGAAGCGCGGGCTCGATCTTGCCGGCATCAAATGGGCCAAGAGCCCGCTGGCGATCGCCACCGATCCCGAGGTCGACTGCTTCGTCGAGCTGATCGGCGGCGCCGGCGATCCCGCCGGTCCTGCGATCGAGGCGGCGCTGGCTGCCGGCAAGGCGGTGGTTACCGCCAACAAGGCGCTGATCGCCAAGCACGGCCTCAAGCTCGCGTCGCTCGCCGAGAAGCACAATGCGGCGCTGAACTACGAGGCCGCCGTCGGCGCCGCGATCCCGGTGATCAAGACGCTGCGCGAGGGCCTCGCCGGCACCGACATCGACCGCATCTACGGCATTCTCAACGGCACCTGTAACTACATCCTGACCCGGATGGAGCAGGAGGGGCTGTCGTTCGACGACTGTCTCGCCGATGCCCAGCGGCTCGGTTACGCCGAAGCCGATCCGACCTTCGATATCGACGGCCACGACACCGCGCAGAAGCTGGCGATCCTGGCGAGCCTGGCGTTCGGCACCAAGGTATCGGAGAGCTCGGTCTACGTCGAAGGCATCCGCTCGATCACGCCGGAAGATCTGCGCGCAGCCGACGATCTCGGCTACCGCGTCAAGCTGCTCGGCGTCGCGGTGCGAACCGCCAAGGGCATCGAGCAGCGCGTGCATCCCACCATGGTGCCGAAGACATCGTCGATCGCGCAGGTGATGGGCGTCACCAACGCGGTGTCGATCGACGGCGACGGCATTCCGCCGATCACCCTGGTCGGCGCCGGCGCCGGTGCCGCTGCGACCGCGTCCGCCGTGGTGGCGGATATCGCCGATGTCGCCCGCGGCATCCGCGCGGTGCCGTTCGGCCGGCCGGTGGCCGGGCTGAAGGCGACCGCGAAGGCGCCGATGCAGCGCCACGAGGGTGGCTATTACTTGCGGCTGCTGGCGCGCGATCACGCCGGCACCGCCGCGACCATCGCCAAGCGGCTGGCCGAGCAGGACATCTCGATCGAGTCGATCGTGCAGCGGCATCCGCACCGCAGCGTCGATGCCAACGGCAAGGCCGCCAAATCGTCGGTTCCGGTGCCGGTGATCCTGATTACTTACGCCACCGCCGAAGACGCGGTGCGCCGCGCCCTGCAGGCGGTGCAGCGCGACAAGGTGATCAGCGGCCGGCCACAGGTGATCCGGATCGAGAAGAACTGA
- a CDS encoding haloacid dehalogenase type II yields the protein MAGRAEPTDVQALIFDVFGTVVDWRTSLIDDLTAYAVRRGLNGDWTGLVDAWRQAYVPSMDEVRRNPQAAFIILDDLHRRSLERLVDEFGIKGLTEDDLSYMVTGWHRLKPWPDVVSALTRLKTKYILSPLSNGNVGLLTRMAKNAGLPWDLILGGDVFGHYKPDSETYLGAARLLNLPPEQVMMVAAHNNDLAAAQALGLKTAFIPRPTEYGPLQTLDFDATGDWTVVAKDLNGVADALGC from the coding sequence ATGGCCGGAAGAGCCGAACCGACAGACGTGCAAGCCCTGATCTTCGACGTGTTCGGCACCGTGGTCGACTGGCGCACCAGCCTGATCGATGACTTGACGGCCTATGCGGTGCGGCGTGGCCTCAATGGCGATTGGACCGGGCTGGTCGATGCGTGGCGGCAGGCATACGTGCCGTCGATGGATGAGGTGCGACGCAACCCGCAGGCCGCCTTCATCATTCTCGACGACCTGCATCGCCGGTCGCTGGAGCGGCTGGTCGATGAATTCGGCATCAAGGGGCTGACCGAGGACGATCTCAGCTACATGGTCACCGGCTGGCATCGGTTGAAGCCGTGGCCGGACGTCGTGTCCGCGCTGACCCGGCTGAAAACCAAGTACATCCTTTCGCCGCTGTCGAACGGCAATGTCGGCTTGCTGACGCGGATGGCGAAGAATGCCGGCCTGCCATGGGATCTCATCCTCGGCGGTGACGTGTTCGGACATTACAAACCGGATTCTGAAACCTATCTCGGCGCCGCGCGTCTACTCAATCTGCCGCCGGAGCAGGTGATGATGGTCGCCGCGCACAACAACGATCTGGCCGCTGCGCAGGCGCTCGGCCTGAAAACCGCCTTCATTCCGCGCCCGACCGAATACGGCCCGCTGCAGACGCTCGACTTCGACGCCACCGGCGACTGGACCGTGGTGGCGAAGGATCTCAACGGGGTGGCCGACGCGCTGGGGTGTTAA
- a CDS encoding FUSC family protein, with translation MLQHHWTWHRIKALAQEEWRALVTFNPSDRPWQMPFSAALAAGVPMLIGAYFDHLDYGLISSLGGMAFLYLPRTPLHHRMVSMMAAGFGYAACYTLGLIVHLLPWLLVPALTFTAILVTMLCRFYRIGPPGSMFFVMAAAIAAYTPGDLMQLPLKAGLFVLGSLLATLIAMIYSVVVLRIRDPLPVPPLATDDFEHVVLDAVVIGVFVGGALALAQALQLERPYWVPVSCLAVIQGLSVRAVWNRHLHRLLGTVIGLGLAAVLLALPLEKWSIAFAVIALSFIIETAVIRHYGFAVIFITPLTIFLADAATLGQEPVHQIIEARFIDTAIGCVVGLIGGVCLHNPAFRKASAGLIRRLIPAYLIPAKHDRGD, from the coding sequence GGCGCAGGAGGAGTGGCGCGCGCTCGTCACCTTCAATCCGAGCGACCGGCCGTGGCAGATGCCGTTCTCGGCGGCGCTGGCGGCCGGCGTGCCGATGCTGATCGGCGCCTACTTCGATCATCTCGACTACGGCCTGATCTCGTCGCTCGGCGGCATGGCGTTTCTGTACCTGCCGCGCACGCCGCTGCACCATCGCATGGTGTCGATGATGGCGGCCGGCTTCGGCTATGCCGCCTGCTACACGCTCGGACTGATCGTGCATCTGCTACCCTGGCTCTTGGTGCCGGCGCTCACCTTCACGGCGATCCTGGTGACGATGCTGTGCCGGTTCTATCGGATCGGCCCACCCGGCAGCATGTTCTTCGTGATGGCCGCCGCGATCGCCGCCTATACGCCGGGCGATCTGATGCAGCTACCGCTGAAGGCGGGGCTGTTCGTGCTCGGCAGCCTGCTCGCCACCCTGATCGCGATGATCTACTCGGTGGTGGTGCTGCGGATCCGTGATCCGCTGCCGGTGCCGCCGCTGGCGACCGACGATTTCGAGCACGTCGTGCTCGACGCGGTGGTGATCGGCGTATTCGTCGGCGGCGCACTGGCGCTGGCCCAGGCGCTGCAGCTCGAACGGCCGTATTGGGTGCCGGTGAGCTGTCTCGCGGTGATCCAGGGCCTGTCGGTCCGAGCGGTCTGGAACCGGCACCTGCACCGTCTGCTCGGCACGGTGATCGGACTCGGCCTCGCCGCCGTGCTGCTGGCGCTGCCACTGGAGAAATGGAGCATCGCCTTCGCGGTGATCGCGCTCAGCTTCATCATCGAGACCGCGGTGATCCGGCACTACGGATTTGCGGTGATCTTCATCACCCCGCTCACCATCTTCCTCGCCGATGCCGCCACGCTCGGCCAGGAGCCGGTGCACCAAATCATCGAGGCACGGTTCATAGATACCGCGATCGGCTGCGTGGTCGGCCTGATCGGCGGCGTCTGCCTGCACAATCCTGCGTTTCGCAAGGCATCGGCCGGCTTGATCCGCCGGCTGATCCCGGCCTATCTGATCCCCGCCAAGCACGACCGGGGCGATTGA
- a CDS encoding GNAT family N-acetyltransferase produces the protein MAVEIRPVGPDERAAWEPLWAGYLEFYKATLARGTSDVTWARFHDPAEPMHLLGAYVDGTLTGIVQFIYHRSCWTAGDYCYLQDLFVADTARGLGLGRKLIEAVYARAKADGCSRVHWLTQTGNATARLLYDRIAEDSGFMQYRKVF, from the coding sequence ATGGCCGTCGAGATTCGTCCCGTCGGCCCCGACGAACGGGCCGCGTGGGAGCCGCTGTGGGCCGGCTACCTGGAGTTCTACAAAGCGACCCTCGCGCGCGGCACCTCCGACGTCACCTGGGCGCGGTTTCACGATCCCGCCGAGCCGATGCATCTGCTCGGCGCCTATGTCGATGGAACGCTCACCGGCATCGTGCAGTTCATCTATCACCGGTCGTGCTGGACGGCCGGTGACTACTGCTACCTGCAGGACCTGTTCGTCGCCGACACCGCCCGCGGGCTCGGCCTCGGCCGCAAGCTGATCGAAGCGGTGTACGCACGCGCCAAGGCCGACGGCTGCAGCCGCGTGCATTGGCTGACCCAGACCGGCAACGCCACCGCACGTCTGCTCTACGACCGCATTGCCGAGGATTCCGGCTTCATGCAGTATCGCAAGGTGTTTTAA
- the glpX gene encoding class II fructose-bisphosphatase: protein MSTTISVPPQLLLERILTLEIVRVTERAAVSAARLRGHGNEKGADQAAVDAMRRELNKMPIEGTIVIGEGERDEAPMLFIGEKVGAGIDAGPKVDIAVDPLEGTTLCAKNMPGSIATMAMAEGGTLLHAPDVYMQKIAIGPGYDKNLIDIDAPPEDNIRRLANAKDVSVHDITVLVLDRPRHAELIAKIRATGAGVQLITDGDVAGVIHCADPDNTGVDIYMGTGGAPEGVLAAAALRCIGGQMQCRLLLDTHSKRNRAESMGIEDPNFVYQIEDMVKGDCLFAATGVTDGSLLSGVKFRKDVIQTETVVMRSVTGTVRYIKADHRQFEKFHLD, encoded by the coding sequence ATGTCGACCACCATTTCCGTTCCGCCGCAATTGCTGCTGGAGCGCATCCTGACGCTGGAGATCGTGCGCGTGACCGAGCGCGCTGCGGTGTCGGCTGCGCGGCTGCGCGGCCACGGCAACGAGAAGGGCGCCGACCAGGCCGCGGTGGACGCGATGCGCCGCGAACTCAACAAGATGCCGATCGAAGGCACCATCGTGATCGGCGAGGGCGAGCGCGACGAAGCCCCGATGCTGTTCATCGGTGAGAAGGTCGGCGCCGGTATCGACGCCGGTCCGAAGGTCGACATCGCGGTCGACCCGCTCGAAGGCACCACGCTGTGCGCCAAGAACATGCCGGGCTCGATCGCCACCATGGCGATGGCCGAAGGCGGCACGCTGCTGCACGCGCCCGACGTCTACATGCAGAAGATCGCGATCGGCCCGGGCTACGACAAGAACCTGATCGACATCGATGCGCCGCCGGAAGACAACATCCGCCGCCTGGCAAATGCCAAGGACGTGTCGGTGCACGATATCACCGTGCTGGTGCTCGACCGGCCCCGCCACGCCGAGCTGATCGCCAAGATCCGCGCCACCGGTGCCGGCGTCCAGCTCATCACCGACGGCGACGTCGCCGGCGTGATTCACTGCGCCGATCCGGACAATACCGGCGTTGACATCTACATGGGCACCGGCGGTGCGCCGGAGGGCGTGCTGGCCGCGGCGGCGCTGCGCTGCATCGGCGGCCAGATGCAATGCCGGCTGCTGCTCGATACCCACTCCAAGCGCAACCGCGCCGAGTCGATGGGCATCGAAGATCCGAACTTCGTGTACCAGATCGAGGACATGGTGAAGGGCGACTGCCTGTTTGCCGCCACCGGCGTCACCGACGGTTCGCTGCTCTCGGGCGTCAAGTTCCGCAAGGACGTGATCCAGACCGAGACCGTGGTGATGCGTTCGGTCACCGGCACGGTGCGCTACATCAAGGCCGATCACCGCCAGTTCGAAAAATTCCATCTCGATTAA
- the recJ gene encoding single-stranded-DNA-specific exonuclease RecJ — translation MTPPVSVLPPEIVPAFLGVTRSATGKAWRDRLDARATAKAQAMVQRYQLPEMLARVLAGRGVEIDQVEDFLDPTIRKLMPDPASLTQMEAGAKRIADAALRSEKVAIFGDYDVDGATSSALLAWHLRHCGLDPLIHIPDRIFEGYGPNIDAIRMLAGKGATLLITVDCGTTSFEPLAEARRLGMSVVVIDHHQCGDDLPEVEALINPNRPDDLSGLGHLAAVGLVLMTLVAVNRELRHRGFWSTERPEPNLLDMLHHVALGTVADVAPLIGLNRAFVAKGLIAMRRRDHVGHTALMDVARLNGPPEAWHLGFMLGPRINAGGRIGRADLGVRLLLESDVSEAARIAAELDRLNSERREIEQKAEAQAEAEALASLGLEDKGAVIVTASEGWHPGVVGLVASRLKEKFGRPSFAIALEPGGIGTGSGRSISGVDLGKAVRQAVHDGLLLKGGGHAMAAGVTLRKERLAEFRAWLETTLAGDVAKSRHVNELYIDGAVSARGVTTGLAATLNRAGPFGAGNPEPIVALPAHQLIYADEVGQAHLRLRFKAGDGAIVNGIAFRSVGQKLGNALTENRGQTLHVAGCLSVDRWQGAERVQLRVIDVAVPDAGPTMIR, via the coding sequence ATGACGCCTCCCGTATCCGTCTTACCACCCGAAATCGTGCCGGCGTTTCTCGGCGTGACCCGCTCGGCCACCGGCAAGGCGTGGCGCGACCGGCTCGACGCGCGCGCCACTGCGAAGGCGCAGGCGATGGTGCAGCGCTATCAATTGCCCGAGATGCTGGCGCGGGTGTTGGCCGGGCGCGGCGTCGAGATCGATCAGGTCGAGGACTTTCTCGACCCGACCATCCGCAAGCTGATGCCCGACCCGGCGTCGTTGACCCAGATGGAGGCCGGTGCCAAGCGGATCGCCGATGCCGCTTTACGCAGCGAGAAGGTGGCGATCTTCGGCGATTACGACGTCGACGGCGCGACCTCGTCGGCTTTGCTCGCCTGGCATTTGCGCCATTGCGGGCTCGATCCGTTGATCCACATTCCCGACCGGATCTTCGAAGGCTACGGCCCGAACATCGACGCCATCCGCATGCTGGCCGGCAAGGGCGCGACGCTGCTGATCACCGTCGACTGCGGCACCACCAGCTTCGAACCGCTGGCCGAAGCGCGCCGGCTCGGGATGAGCGTGGTGGTGATCGATCATCATCAATGCGGCGACGATCTGCCCGAGGTCGAGGCGCTGATCAACCCGAACCGGCCCGACGATCTGTCCGGGCTTGGCCATCTCGCCGCGGTCGGCCTGGTGCTGATGACGCTGGTCGCGGTCAATCGCGAGCTGCGGCATCGCGGGTTCTGGAGCACCGAGCGGCCCGAGCCGAATCTTTTGGACATGCTGCACCACGTCGCGCTCGGCACCGTGGCGGACGTCGCGCCGCTGATCGGGCTGAACCGCGCCTTCGTCGCCAAGGGTCTGATCGCGATGCGCCGCCGCGATCACGTCGGCCATACCGCGCTGATGGATGTGGCGCGGCTGAATGGTCCGCCGGAGGCGTGGCATCTCGGCTTCATGCTCGGGCCGCGGATCAATGCCGGCGGCCGCATTGGTCGCGCCGATCTCGGCGTCCGGCTGCTTCTGGAATCCGACGTTTCCGAAGCCGCCCGGATCGCCGCCGAGCTCGACCGCCTCAACAGCGAGCGCCGCGAGATCGAACAGAAGGCCGAGGCCCAGGCGGAAGCCGAAGCGCTGGCGTCGCTCGGCCTCGAGGACAAGGGCGCGGTGATCGTCACCGCGTCCGAAGGCTGGCACCCCGGCGTGGTCGGGCTGGTCGCGTCGCGGCTGAAGGAGAAATTTGGCCGCCCCTCATTCGCGATCGCGCTGGAGCCCGGCGGCATCGGCACCGGCTCGGGCCGTTCGATTTCCGGCGTCGATCTCGGCAAGGCGGTGCGCCAGGCGGTGCACGATGGGCTGCTGCTGAAGGGCGGCGGCCACGCCATGGCGGCCGGCGTGACGCTGCGGAAGGAGCGGCTCGCCGAATTCCGCGCCTGGCTGGAGACGACGCTCGCCGGCGACGTCGCCAAGTCGCGCCACGTCAACGAGCTGTACATCGACGGCGCGGTGTCGGCTCGCGGCGTCACGACAGGACTGGCGGCGACGCTGAACCGGGCAGGGCCGTTCGGTGCCGGCAATCCGGAGCCGATCGTGGCGCTGCCCGCGCACCAACTGATCTATGCCGATGAAGTCGGGCAGGCGCATCTGCGGCTTCGCTTCAAGGCGGGGGACGGCGCGATCGTCAATGGCATCGCGTTCCGCAGCGTCGGCCAGAAGCTCGGCAATGCGCTGACTGAGAACCGCGGCCAGACCCTGCACGTCGCCGGTTGCCTCAGCGTCGACCGCTGGCAGGGCGCCGAGCGCGTGCAGCTCCGTGTCATCGACGTCGCGGTGCCCGACGCCGGACCGACGATGATCAGGTGA